ATGGTGGTGAGCGGGACAGAAACAATCTGCTTGTACCTCTCCCACTTTCTGCTGAACTTTATGCCAGCAGGGCAGAGTGTTTCAGAGCTTCACCAATCATCAAGCTTTAGCTCAAGAAGAGAACAATGATCATGTGGGAAACACTGGGGTGGTCTGTGTGGGCATGTTGCCATGGCACCGGTACATTTACAAGTGCGTGTATGTGTATCCATGGTCTGGGAGTGCACTTCCAGCCATATTTCTcccacacaaaaacataaatttattagTCATCTTCTGAAGACTGTATTTTAATGCGTTAGTGTGACATGTTCTGACTACTGCTGGAAAGAAGAAAATCCCACTGAGCAATTCTGCTTATGGGATCAGATTTATCAAGAAACTAGGTTTTTTCATGCTTTGGGCAATCCCTCTAAACTCATGTGCACTGGTGTCCGTGTATACAAGCGATACCTTCTGTGAGGCGCGCCTTTCCTCCGGTGGGCTGGCACAGTACTGTAGAGCATCCTACACATAAGACCACTGTCTGTGCGTGACTAAACACCGTAGTGATCTTATAACAGCCTGCAAAGAGATAATGGTGAAAAGTTACATAAGCTTGTGATCATATATGCAGGTCACTGTGtaaatatttaacaacattaagcCATTGTCCATTTTATGTGGACACACAGCACAGGCCCCAGAAAGCAACAATGCCTGCCCACTTTTTCAACAGCCTTggttcaaaaaatattttctcattctctttccgccataatgattaaaaaaaaaaaacctcaagttttatttagttttgcagTGGGTGGGTGCTGAATAGCTCTTTAggtgtgatttgtttgttttaattctcTTATTGCTGGGGATTTCTCTGCAGAATCACaggtaatgtagtttttaaccAGACATTCTGTTGGTAAACAATTACTTATAAAACAAGTAGGTGCAGGTTGATGCTTCAACAACCTTGTAGCTCAAAGTAGGTTTGTCCCTAAAGGATAAGTTATTGTTGAAAATCCATTTCCATATGGAAAACATTAATGCTATTTTTACTTCTACTTCTGTTGCACTGTATTAAAGTTACATCTTATAATTCATCAGACAGTGTACAGTGATCGTAATGAGATAACCAGGGGTCTTTTTTGGTGGATATTGAAATGGAGCAGGGAGTCAGGGACCTTGTTACAAGAACTGATTACTGCATCGTCATAACGCATTAACACTGCACATTAAAATCACCAGATTATATATAGAGTGCAAGAATAGGGTTacggaagtaaaaatcccattcattttctccataaggAAACTGTGAGTTCTGAGGTTGTTAATTGAtggtttttgcttttgttaaagccCTCAACtcgcattatttcaacttatcataccaataatcatgtttaatggtggaaggaaacagtttatttttatccattttatttaaaagtcgTTCAATGTTTAATGGGATTTCTTTATTAAAGCTGTTAAGCACAATCTTGTACCTTTTTTGTCCAaatttcaaaaactgttttttttttttccttcaaataaaagtttgtattgTTGTGATTCACCTCGTAGCTGGTTGGTTCACTTCATGGCTTATAATGCTTAAAGACGACATTTTAAAAAtctctgtgagaaaaaaaaaaccttccagaaCAAAGGCAGCTGAAAAAGTTGTCATGTGCTCCAATAATAACAAAGTGATAGTTCTGGAACCAATGTCCCGCAGTGGCTCTGCTTGTTTCTCCGAGCACCAGATGTTACCTGGGCATTTGACATCCATAAAATAAGAGTTGGGACTCTGTACGAGACGCTTCTTCTTGTgtcttctcttctcctcctctggCGTTGGGTGCAACAAGTCCTTCGCGAGCTAAAAAGTGATGGGACATGTGTCAATCACATTTGCAAAGTCTGAGCTTTGGTTTATCGAGGATGCTGCCGTGTTATGGCATCTCAACACAGCCACAACGATAACAGAACACAAACAACTCAATAACTGGAAATATCACACAAGTGATCGCCGCATAGGCTTGATGATAAATAGCTTATCAGCTGATTATCAAAAGATTAACAACACTGCCACTACACAGAGAGACTCGATTCTTCACACTTTACGTTTAACCAACTATGAGACGGACATACTACCAATATTCCACcttcaaaaatatgaataatctttaaagtattatttaattaataaacctCAACAACGTAtcataattgtgttttatttgtatgtgaaGCGCGCTGCTCTACATGCTTCTTTGCGCACATGCACGCGGCCATCTTGCTCGTATCCACATAGCACGCGCTTCGCTCTTTTCTACCAAGTTTAAATCTGTAAATAGGTGAAATTAATATATCGTGGCGGGTAAATTCATAAAGACGCGATTCCCCCTCGTCAATCGATGCTATTTAATCCACACACCAGACGCGATTAGGTCGTAAATGGACTTTATTGTAATAGTACGCACTTACAGGCATGTTGGCGACAGTGGATCAGCAGCCGAAAAGGGGGGGCGAGCGGAAATACACGTGCATATGAACGGGGCTCGTGAGCAGGGGCAGGAAATACTTCACTAACGTTTAATAAACGCATTCTTCTTAATTCATTAACAAAGTATTGAGTTTAGACAGGCTGTGAGTTATGTAGGTAAGTTCaatgaaaaaagttatataaactCTCGGACGTCGCTCTTAATGAGGCGTAATAATAGGGAACCTAACAAGTGGCATACGTGCATTCAAAAGTCATCATTTtgtgtgttaatatattattacaataattaaataataatttaaatatgttgatatttatataatgtatttgtgATCCTTTCGATTTTCCTTTTCTATctctttgtaattttattatatcacatatttataataactagtgtttgttaactaaaactattattcttaactaaaacaattaaaaatctttaacttattatataaatgatgccctggcaactaactgaaataatataagtactaaaattgctaataaaactaattatgtaataaaacaataaattagcTAAATAGAACTATTAAAAAGGCTAACACAAATGACAAAGGCAcataacaaaatcactaaaacctTTACCCCTTTTGTCACCCccccatttttgaacatagatgTGAAAGTGCACTATCCGAACTTAAACTGTTATAATTAATGAATGCTTAGGAATATAGACTTAAGGTTGTctactttttaaagaagacaaccAGTAGATCATTGTAGTGcaatcatttcaaaatatgaaagtaTCATAAAGTTATAGAAGTTAAAATTTACTGTTAAGAAAATGCAATGTGCaactttgttttatgtaaaataaatatttttttcataacaggttttactctaaaattgctataaaattaaagccttgtgtctaagtAAGTTATGTCccaaatttgaaatgcaaaaaaataatctaattatgTAATGGCTCTGGGCCCGCCGGTGACACTTATGAAAacggaaatataaaaataaaagctaattcaaaatattgttaaatactaggactataaaattgtataaataataggCCTACTAAAACAATGGTGGTAACAAATTTCCATTGTGACAGGAACAGTCAATATGGGCCCAAATTAATTCATCACTATCACATGTCTGGTATCTCAAAAAGTCACAAATTgatcacttaaaaaaacaaaaacaacaacaacaaaaaaacattataattatattgtgtttgtatagatcagtgcttcccaaacctgtcccgaaggaccccctgccctgcagaTTTTGTATGTCTGACtgatcagacacacccaatttagttcttgcagtctctaataatgagctgatgagtggaatcaggtgtgttagataagagagacatacaaaaaatgcagggcaggggggcctccaggacaggtttagGAAGCACTGGTATAGATATTCTTGACAACGTCACACACCCTGCTACGAAATTTcgaaaacagaccaaaaaaagcCCCAAACCAACCCTTGCTTCATTTCAGCACTTTGTGTGTCACTGGCGGCCCCTGTTGACTGACGCTGGTATCGGTTCTCGTCCTCAGCACTGTTTTACTAAACCTCTCCCTCCCTCGACGTCAGCTTTTGGGA
The Cyprinus carpio isolate SPL01 chromosome A16, ASM1834038v1, whole genome shotgun sequence genome window above contains:
- the LOC122147975 gene encoding 40S ribosomal protein S27 gives rise to the protein MPLAKDLLHPTPEEEKRRHKKKRLVQSPNSYFMDVKCPGCYKITTVFSHAQTVVLCVGCSTVLCQPTGGKARLTEGCSFRRKQH